The following are from one region of the Haloactinomyces albus genome:
- the hisF gene encoding imidazole glycerol phosphate synthase subunit HisF produces the protein MAVAVRVIPCLDVDQGRVVKGVNFTDLVDAGNPVELAEAYDAEGADELTFLDVTASSSERETTYDVVRRTAEQVFIPLTVGGGVRSPADIDRLLRAGADKVSLNTAAIARPELLRESSQRFGAQCVVLSVDARRVPEGGAPTPSGFEVTTHGGRRGTGICAVEWAQRGEELGVGEILLNSMDADGTKAGFDLEMIRAARSAVKVPLIASGGAGAVEHFAPAVHAGADAVLAASVFHFGQLRIGEVKEAMRAEGITVR, from the coding sequence ATGGCCGTTGCGGTGCGTGTGATCCCCTGTCTGGACGTCGACCAGGGGCGGGTTGTCAAGGGTGTGAACTTCACCGACCTCGTCGACGCGGGAAATCCTGTCGAGTTGGCCGAGGCCTATGATGCCGAGGGAGCCGACGAACTGACGTTCCTCGACGTCACGGCCTCCTCGTCCGAGCGGGAGACCACCTACGACGTGGTCCGCCGTACCGCGGAGCAGGTGTTCATTCCGCTGACCGTCGGCGGCGGTGTCCGCAGTCCCGCCGACATCGACCGGCTCCTGCGCGCGGGTGCGGACAAGGTCAGTCTGAACACGGCCGCGATCGCCCGCCCCGAACTGCTCCGCGAGTCCTCCCAGCGGTTCGGTGCGCAGTGCGTCGTGCTGTCGGTGGATGCCCGCCGGGTGCCGGAAGGCGGGGCACCGACGCCCTCGGGGTTCGAGGTGACCACGCACGGCGGTCGTCGGGGTACGGGAATCTGTGCCGTGGAGTGGGCCCAGCGAGGCGAGGAGCTCGGCGTCGGCGAGATCCTGCTGAACTCGATGGACGCCGACGGTACGAAGGCCGGATTCGACCTGGAGATGATTCGCGCGGCCCGATCCGCGGTGAAGGTTCCGCTGATCGCCAGTGGTGGCGCGGGGGCGGTCGAGCACTTCGCGCCCGCCGTGCACGCCGGTGCCGATGCGGTCCTGGCCGCCAGTGTGTTCCACTTCGGACAGCTGCGGATCGGTGAGGTCAAGGAAGCGATGCGGGCGGAAGGGATCACGGTCCGATGA
- a CDS encoding transketolase family protein, with translation MTPLARIPRPTAMVPTKSMRETFVDTVAGELDGDPRLAVVLAEISADRFTEVAERYPERVINVGIREQALIGVAGGLSLTGMRPVVHTITPFLVERPFEQIKLDLNHQSAGAVLVSTGASYDYPAAGRTHMAPGDVALLDTLPDWTVHVPGHPAEVPAMLRTAFAADGLVYIRLSERGNAEALAEGPEFRTIRHGREGVVLAVGPMLRPVLAATAMLDVTVLYAATVRPFDAAGLRAAALSASPDVVLVEPYLRGTSSHLVEDALSALPHRVHALGVSRDAELRAYGTAEQHEAAHGLGPTEIAASVRRFLGARSA, from the coding sequence ATGACCCCGCTCGCGAGAATACCGCGCCCGACCGCCATGGTCCCGACGAAGAGCATGCGCGAGACGTTCGTGGATACGGTGGCCGGAGAACTCGACGGCGATCCGAGACTCGCCGTGGTGCTCGCCGAGATCTCCGCCGACCGGTTCACCGAGGTCGCCGAGCGATATCCGGAGCGAGTGATCAACGTCGGTATTCGCGAACAGGCGCTGATCGGCGTGGCCGGAGGGCTGTCGCTGACGGGAATGCGTCCGGTGGTGCACACGATCACGCCGTTCCTGGTAGAACGACCCTTCGAACAGATCAAACTCGACCTCAACCACCAGAGTGCCGGTGCGGTACTGGTCAGTACCGGTGCCTCCTACGACTACCCGGCGGCCGGGCGAACGCACATGGCTCCCGGGGATGTCGCGCTGCTGGATACCTTGCCGGACTGGACCGTCCACGTCCCCGGGCATCCGGCCGAGGTCCCGGCGATGCTGCGGACGGCCTTCGCCGCCGACGGCCTCGTCTACATCAGACTGTCCGAACGGGGCAATGCCGAAGCGCTCGCCGAGGGGCCGGAGTTCCGAACGATCCGGCACGGACGCGAGGGCGTCGTCCTCGCCGTCGGGCCGATGCTGCGTCCTGTGCTCGCCGCGACGGCGATGCTGGACGTGACCGTCCTGTACGCGGCGACGGTCCGGCCGTTCGATGCTGCGGGCTTGCGTGCCGCTGCGCTGTCGGCGAGCCCGGACGTCGTGCTGGTCGAGCCGTATCTGCGTGGAACCTCCAGCCACCTCGTCGAGGACGCGCTGTCCGCCCTGCCGCATCGCGTGCACGCCTTGGGGGTGTCCCGCGACGCGGAGCTGCGTGCTTACGGCACCGCCGAGCAGCACGAGGCCGCGCACGGACTGGGACCGACCGAGATCGCCGCGAGCGTGCGGCGGTTTCTGGGCGCCCGGAGCGCCTGA
- the hisH gene encoding imidazole glycerol phosphate synthase subunit HisH, with the protein MARVVVLDYGSGNLRSAERALERAGADVEVTSDHRAALEADGLVVPGVGAFSACMDGLLAVGGEKVIDRRLAGDRPVLGICVGMQILFERGVEHEVKAEGVGQWPGTVERLHADVLPHMGWNEVAPPEDTTLFAGMAADTRFYFVHSFAVRTWEMEPPETLPPPQVTWTEHGEPFVAAVENGALSATQFHPEKSGEAGTRLLRNWLAAL; encoded by the coding sequence GTGGCACGAGTCGTCGTACTGGATTACGGGTCGGGAAACCTGCGTTCCGCCGAGCGCGCGCTGGAACGCGCGGGCGCTGATGTCGAGGTGACCTCGGACCATCGGGCCGCACTGGAGGCCGATGGCCTGGTCGTTCCGGGCGTCGGCGCATTCTCGGCCTGCATGGACGGTCTGCTCGCCGTCGGGGGTGAGAAGGTCATCGATCGCCGCTTGGCCGGTGACCGACCGGTGCTCGGAATCTGTGTGGGCATGCAGATCCTGTTCGAGCGTGGGGTGGAACACGAGGTCAAGGCCGAGGGAGTCGGACAGTGGCCCGGGACCGTCGAACGGCTGCACGCCGATGTGCTGCCGCACATGGGATGGAACGAGGTCGCGCCACCGGAGGACACCACGCTGTTCGCGGGCATGGCCGCGGACACGCGCTTCTACTTCGTGCACTCCTTCGCCGTGCGCACGTGGGAGATGGAACCACCGGAGACGCTTCCGCCGCCGCAGGTGACCTGGACCGAGCATGGTGAGCCGTTCGTGGCCGCGGTGGAGAACGGAGCCCTGTCGGCGACCCAGTTCCACCCGGAGAAATCGGGCGAGGCGGGCACACGGTTGCTGCGGAACTGGCTGGCCGCGCTGTGA
- the priA gene encoding bifunctional 1-(5-phosphoribosyl)-5-((5-phosphoribosylamino)methylideneamino)imidazole-4-carboxamide isomerase/phosphoribosylanthranilate isomerase PriA, whose amino-acid sequence MTFTLLPAVDVAEGQAVRLVQGEAGTETSYGDPLEAALAWQRAGAEWIHLVDLDAAFGRGSNRQLLASVVQQLDVQVELSGGIRDDASLKAALDTGCTRVNLGTAALEDPEWADSVVREHGERVAVGLDVRITEQGHRLAARGWTRDGGDLWEVLQRLDSAGCRRYVVTDVSKDGTLQGPNTALLSEVCSHTDAAVIASGGVSTVDDLVELAKLAPLGVEGSIVGKALYAGNFTLEEALAAVR is encoded by the coding sequence GTGACATTTACTCTGCTCCCCGCTGTGGACGTGGCCGAAGGCCAGGCAGTCCGGCTCGTACAAGGCGAGGCCGGAACCGAGACCTCGTACGGTGACCCGCTGGAGGCCGCGCTGGCGTGGCAGCGCGCGGGCGCGGAGTGGATCCATCTCGTCGATCTCGATGCGGCCTTCGGCCGTGGTTCGAACCGGCAGTTGCTGGCGAGTGTGGTGCAGCAGCTCGATGTGCAGGTCGAACTCTCCGGCGGCATCCGCGACGACGCCTCCCTGAAAGCCGCCCTGGACACGGGCTGTACGCGGGTGAATCTCGGTACCGCTGCGCTGGAGGATCCCGAGTGGGCCGACAGCGTCGTGCGCGAGCACGGCGAGCGTGTCGCTGTCGGCCTGGACGTGCGGATCACCGAGCAGGGCCACCGCCTGGCCGCGCGGGGCTGGACCCGTGACGGCGGGGACCTCTGGGAAGTCCTGCAGCGGCTGGACAGTGCCGGGTGCCGCCGCTACGTGGTCACCGACGTCAGCAAGGACGGCACCTTGCAGGGGCCGAATACGGCTCTGCTGAGCGAGGTCTGCTCCCATACCGACGCTGCCGTGATCGCCTCCGGCGGTGTGTCCACCGTGGACGACCTCGTCGAGTTGGCGAAGCTGGCACCGCTCGGCGTGGAGGGCTCGATCGTGGGCAAGGCCCTCTACGCGGGCAACTTCACCCTCGAGGAAGCCCTCGCCGCCGTGCGCTGA
- a CDS encoding PPOX class F420-dependent oxidoreductase, with protein sequence MTFTEDEIEYLKSQPLGRLCTLGPTGAPQAKAVGVHLGPHGTLDVVGYANADSRKWRNVQTDPRVTFIVDDLASRNPWTVRGLEIRGHAETVLGADAAAGGMSGDVIRIHPRRILSWGINEAGRMTARNVA encoded by the coding sequence ATGACTTTCACCGAGGACGAGATCGAATACTTGAAGAGTCAGCCCCTGGGCAGGCTGTGCACTCTGGGGCCGACCGGGGCACCGCAGGCCAAGGCGGTCGGCGTGCACCTCGGTCCGCACGGCACTCTCGACGTCGTCGGATACGCCAATGCCGACAGCCGGAAATGGCGCAACGTGCAGACGGACCCGCGTGTCACGTTCATCGTCGACGACCTTGCTTCCCGGAATCCGTGGACGGTGCGCGGCCTCGAGATCCGCGGACACGCCGAGACCGTGCTCGGTGCCGACGCCGCGGCGGGAGGCATGAGCGGCGATGTCATCCGGATTCATCCACGGCGCATCCTGTCGTGGGGGATCAATGAGGCCGGCCGGATGACCGCACGCAACGTGGCTTGA
- a CDS encoding FmdB family zinc ribbon protein has protein sequence MPTYLYRCRDCGPFDVTRPLGTARTSETCPECAHSARRAFTAPRLAHAAGPLTRAHEQTLRSADEPDIVAAPPPATPARTTRDPRHARLPRP, from the coding sequence ATGCCCACGTATCTCTACCGGTGCCGGGACTGCGGCCCCTTCGACGTCACCCGGCCGCTCGGCACCGCGAGGACCAGCGAAACGTGTCCGGAGTGTGCACACTCGGCCCGACGGGCGTTCACCGCACCCCGGCTGGCACACGCGGCAGGGCCACTCACCCGTGCCCACGAGCAGACCCTGCGCAGCGCCGACGAGCCCGACATCGTGGCAGCACCTCCCCCGGCGACCCCGGCTCGTACCACTCGCGATCCGCGCCACGCCCGCCTGCCCCGCCCCTGA
- a CDS encoding TetR/AcrR family transcriptional regulator, producing MSSDTGREDHPRASRRRGRRPGGTDTRAALLEAAREVFIEQGYNGATVRMIATRAGVDPAMVNHWFGGKEGLFTASVSIPINPAELIPQFLEAGPEGAADRMVRSFLTVWDTTGGGDFMALVRSIATHETAVRMLREFVATVLFGRLTRTLGVDRPELRAALCGTQIVGLGMMRYVVELEPLASADHDTVVAAVAPNLQRYLTGDLGESLATETERG from the coding sequence GTGAGCAGTGACACCGGCCGGGAGGACCACCCGCGCGCATCCCGTCGCCGAGGGCGACGGCCCGGTGGTACCGACACTCGTGCGGCGCTGTTGGAAGCGGCCCGCGAGGTCTTCATCGAACAGGGTTACAACGGCGCCACGGTACGCATGATCGCCACCCGGGCAGGTGTCGATCCGGCCATGGTCAACCACTGGTTCGGCGGCAAGGAAGGCCTGTTCACCGCCTCGGTGTCCATCCCGATCAATCCGGCCGAGCTGATCCCCCAGTTCCTGGAGGCCGGGCCGGAAGGAGCCGCGGACCGCATGGTGCGCTCGTTCCTGACGGTGTGGGATACCACCGGAGGCGGGGATTTCATGGCGCTGGTGCGCAGTATCGCCACGCACGAGACGGCGGTGCGGATGCTCCGCGAGTTCGTGGCGACCGTGCTCTTCGGGAGGCTGACCCGGACGCTGGGGGTCGATCGGCCCGAACTCCGGGCGGCGCTGTGCGGCACGCAGATCGTCGGCCTGGGCATGATGCGCTATGTCGTCGAACTGGAACCGCTGGCCTCGGCCGACCACGACACCGTCGTCGCCGCCGTGGCACCCAATCTGCAGCGCTACCTCACCGGCGATCTCGGGGAGAGCCTCGCCACCGAGACCGAGCGAGGATAA
- a CDS encoding TetR/AcrR family transcriptional regulator encodes MPDDDAPELIWARPQRPGRGPQPTRSRSEIVAAAVEIADSDGLESVSIRRVASAVGLGTMSLYRYLSSKDDLVELMFDEICGEYVLPRAPSSDWKEDLHDLVRQGRLIMHRHPWTPRLVLERRGYGPNVLRVLESFLTALDAAGVDPAAMLEIYALINGFIASYVASELADEQERRRRSGTAEQHRAYLEPYLRSVVESGEYPVFARAVSASGKTADPDEQFERSIGRLLHGLVEAGG; translated from the coding sequence GTGCCAGACGACGACGCACCCGAACTGATCTGGGCCCGCCCACAGCGCCCGGGACGCGGCCCCCAGCCGACACGGAGCCGGAGCGAGATCGTGGCCGCGGCCGTCGAGATCGCCGACAGCGACGGACTGGAGTCGGTGTCCATCCGCAGGGTCGCCTCCGCGGTCGGACTCGGGACCATGTCCCTGTACCGGTACCTGTCGAGCAAGGACGATCTGGTCGAGCTCATGTTCGACGAGATCTGTGGGGAGTATGTCCTGCCGCGCGCCCCTTCCAGCGACTGGAAGGAAGACCTGCACGATCTTGTGCGCCAGGGTCGTCTGATCATGCACCGCCACCCGTGGACACCACGCCTGGTCCTCGAACGCCGCGGGTACGGTCCGAACGTCCTGCGGGTCCTGGAATCGTTCCTGACCGCTCTCGACGCCGCCGGCGTCGACCCGGCGGCGATGCTGGAGATCTACGCGTTGATCAACGGGTTCATCGCGTCCTATGTCGCCTCCGAGCTGGCCGACGAGCAGGAGCGTCGGCGGAGGAGTGGAACCGCCGAGCAGCACCGTGCCTACCTTGAGCCCTACCTGCGCAGCGTCGTCGAAAGTGGCGAGTACCCGGTGTTCGCACGGGCCGTGTCCGCGTCCGGAAAAACCGCGGATCCCGATGAGCAGTTCGAACGGTCGATCGGCAGGTTGCTTCACGGGCTCGTCGAGGCAGGCGGCTGA
- the soxR gene encoding redox-sensitive transcriptional activator SoxR, whose translation MSKLPKLLTIGEVAHRSGVAQTALRFYEDRGLISSTRTGGNQRRYDRAVLRRLAFIRAAQRVGLSLEQVGEALATLPQDHAPTKADWSRLSRRWRDELDTRIDGLQRLRDRLTGCIGCGCLSLRTCTLQNTDDQMAEHGPGAPRLRPHSDGGL comes from the coding sequence GTGTCGAAACTGCCGAAGCTACTGACCATCGGCGAAGTCGCCCACCGCAGTGGCGTCGCCCAGACCGCGCTGCGGTTCTACGAGGACCGCGGCCTGATCTCGTCCACCCGGACCGGTGGAAACCAGCGTCGTTACGATCGCGCCGTCCTGCGCCGATTGGCCTTCATTCGCGCCGCCCAGCGGGTCGGACTCAGTCTGGAGCAGGTCGGCGAGGCACTGGCGACACTGCCGCAGGACCATGCGCCCACCAAGGCCGACTGGTCCCGGCTGTCCCGACGCTGGCGCGATGAACTCGACACGCGCATCGACGGACTGCAGCGCCTGCGCGACCGGCTCACCGGCTGCATCGGCTGCGGTTGCCTGTCCCTGCGCACCTGCACGTTGCAGAACACCGACGATCAGATGGCCGAGCACGGCCCCGGCGCTCCCCGGCTGCGCCCACACAGCGACGGCGGCCTGTAA
- a CDS encoding thiamine pyrophosphate-dependent enzyme, with protein MTMSTRSDTGPGHADLPALLNRLSGDEKHSFAAHSTLDVLWVLYDRVLSVTPQNTGDPKRDRFLLSKGHGPMAHYAVLAAKGFFDTDLLDGWGGFDSPLGFHPDRVLVPGVEIGSGSLGHGLPLAVGTALGLRAQGYTRSRVVVLIGDAELEEGSNHEAIALAGRLGLDRLTTVVVDNMSSTHGWPGGIGERFAREGWAQHTVDGHDHDLLREALTDTRADQPLAVVARVAERGADV; from the coding sequence ATGACGATGTCCACGAGATCGGATACGGGACCGGGCCACGCCGACCTGCCCGCACTGCTGAACCGCCTGTCCGGCGACGAGAAGCACTCGTTCGCCGCGCACTCCACACTGGACGTGCTGTGGGTGCTCTACGACCGGGTGCTGTCGGTGACCCCGCAGAACACGGGCGATCCGAAGCGGGATCGCTTCCTGCTGTCCAAGGGACACGGTCCGATGGCCCACTACGCCGTGCTCGCCGCGAAGGGTTTCTTCGACACCGACCTGCTGGACGGCTGGGGAGGATTCGACTCCCCGCTGGGGTTTCACCCGGACCGGGTTCTGGTGCCGGGGGTGGAGATCGGCAGCGGCTCGCTCGGCCACGGTTTGCCGCTTGCTGTGGGCACCGCCCTCGGTCTGCGTGCACAGGGATACACGCGCTCCCGTGTCGTGGTTCTCATCGGCGACGCCGAATTGGAAGAAGGAAGCAATCACGAGGCGATCGCGCTGGCAGGGAGGTTGGGACTGGACCGGCTGACCACCGTCGTCGTCGACAACATGTCGTCGACCCACGGCTGGCCGGGTGGCATCGGCGAACGATTCGCGCGTGAGGGATGGGCCCAGCACACCGTCGATGGCCATGATCACGACCTCCTGCGCGAGGCACTGACCGATACCCGCGCCGACCAGCCACTCGCTGTGGTCGCGCGGGTGGCAGAACGAGGAGCCGACGTATGA
- a CDS encoding alpha/beta fold hydrolase — MTVQWARNGDVDLAYETFGSPGGEPLLLITGQGAQMVAWTDEFCGLFAERGFHVVRFDNRDSGLSTHFTSARKEHPLKKLLGRGTRPYTGADLSDDAVAVVDAIGWSSAHVVGGSMGGTIGQATALRHPGRVRTLTSIGAPRGDRLRNVAAYANFRTLARLSRLRPPRTDEEAIEQKVEIFRILGSPGYPFDEGRARWIAAECQARRPVDPTLYQRQSGAGWPGGSLHDIRVPTLVIHGEADPMIRPRAGRAIANAIPGARFVSYPGMGHDVLVGELWPSFIDEISALTATTARQ; from the coding sequence ATGACCGTCCAATGGGCACGCAACGGGGACGTCGATCTCGCTTACGAGACCTTCGGATCGCCCGGCGGGGAACCACTGCTGCTGATCACGGGCCAGGGGGCGCAGATGGTGGCGTGGACCGACGAATTCTGCGGTCTCTTCGCCGAACGGGGCTTCCACGTCGTGCGGTTCGACAACCGCGACTCCGGCCTGTCGACACATTTCACCTCAGCGAGAAAGGAGCACCCGCTCAAGAAACTCCTCGGCAGAGGGACACGGCCGTACACGGGGGCCGACCTCAGCGACGACGCCGTCGCGGTCGTGGACGCGATCGGCTGGAGTTCCGCCCATGTCGTCGGGGGCTCGATGGGCGGAACCATCGGGCAGGCGACAGCCCTGCGGCACCCCGGCCGCGTTCGCACGCTGACGTCGATCGGAGCACCACGCGGTGACCGGCTGCGCAACGTCGCGGCCTACGCGAACTTCCGCACACTCGCCCGGCTCTCCCGGCTGCGCCCTCCACGCACGGACGAGGAGGCGATCGAGCAGAAGGTCGAGATCTTCCGCATCCTCGGTTCCCCCGGCTACCCGTTCGACGAGGGGCGAGCAAGGTGGATCGCAGCCGAATGCCAGGCTCGTCGTCCGGTGGATCCGACTCTGTACCAGCGGCAGTCCGGAGCCGGGTGGCCGGGCGGCAGCCTCCACGACATCCGCGTTCCTACGCTGGTGATTCACGGCGAGGCGGACCCCATGATCCGACCGCGGGCGGGACGTGCGATCGCGAACGCCATCCCCGGCGCCAGGTTCGTCAGCTACCCCGGCATGGGCCACGACGTGCTCGTCGGGGAACTCTGGCCATCGTTCATCGACGAGATCTCGGCACTGACCGCCACGACCGCGAGGCAGTGA
- a CDS encoding anthranilate synthase component I — MVGDGDIGSISPSRAEFRELAVGRRVIPVVRRLLADDETPLGVYRKLAGDRTGTFLFESAENGRSWSRWSFIGARSAAALTVRDGEAHWMGTPPVGLPEGGDPLEALRETVRLLHTDPLPGLPPLTGGMVGYLGYDAVRRLERLPELTEDDLRIPETVMLLATDLAALDHHEGTITLIANAVNWDDSPERVDLAYDDAVRRLDEMTEQLCTPAEPTVAAFSRPEAQFTRKRAPEEHHEAVERAKEAIHAGEAFQVVVSQRFEMPTGADSLDVYRVLRTTNPSPYMYLLRLQDPDGGPDFDIVGSSPESLVTVRDGQATTHPIAGTRWRGADEDEDALLEKELISDDKERAEHLMLVDLGRNDLGRVCRAGSVRPVEFFRVERYSHVMHIVSTVSGRLAEGYTAFDAVAACFPAGTLSGAPKPRALELIEELEPTRRAQYGGVVGYLDFAGDADTAIAIRTALVRDGMAYVQAGGGIVADSDPVAEDRECLNKARAVLNAVATAQTLQQPSGQQPSGQQEKEAQPEGAPTDSSRAHTQPVKGGGVA; from the coding sequence ATGGTCGGCGACGGTGACATCGGCAGCATCAGCCCCTCTCGTGCCGAGTTCCGGGAACTCGCGGTCGGACGCCGGGTGATTCCGGTCGTACGGCGGTTGCTCGCGGACGACGAGACCCCGCTCGGTGTATACCGCAAACTTGCGGGAGATCGTACGGGGACCTTCCTGTTCGAATCCGCCGAGAACGGCCGTTCGTGGTCACGCTGGTCGTTCATCGGTGCGCGGAGTGCGGCGGCACTGACCGTGCGGGACGGCGAGGCGCACTGGATGGGCACTCCGCCGGTCGGCCTGCCCGAAGGCGGCGATCCGCTGGAAGCACTCCGGGAGACCGTCCGGCTCCTGCACACGGATCCGCTGCCGGGGCTTCCACCGCTGACCGGGGGGATGGTCGGCTACCTCGGCTACGACGCCGTGCGCCGGTTGGAGCGGTTGCCCGAGTTGACCGAGGACGACCTGCGGATTCCCGAGACGGTGATGCTGCTGGCCACCGATCTGGCCGCACTGGACCACCACGAGGGCACCATCACGCTGATCGCCAATGCCGTCAACTGGGACGACAGCCCCGAGCGCGTCGATCTCGCCTACGACGACGCGGTGCGCCGCCTCGACGAGATGACCGAGCAGCTCTGTACGCCCGCGGAACCCACCGTGGCGGCGTTCTCCCGGCCGGAGGCGCAGTTCACCCGCAAGCGTGCGCCCGAGGAGCACCACGAGGCCGTGGAGCGAGCCAAGGAGGCCATTCATGCGGGCGAGGCCTTCCAGGTCGTGGTCTCCCAGCGGTTCGAGATGCCGACCGGTGCCGACTCGCTCGACGTGTACCGGGTGCTGCGCACCACGAATCCCAGTCCTTACATGTACTTGCTCCGGCTGCAGGACCCCGACGGTGGACCCGACTTCGATATCGTCGGCTCCAGCCCGGAGTCGCTGGTCACCGTCCGCGACGGGCAGGCCACCACGCATCCCATCGCGGGGACACGCTGGCGCGGTGCCGACGAGGACGAGGATGCGCTGCTGGAGAAGGAACTCATCAGCGACGACAAGGAGCGCGCCGAGCACCTGATGCTCGTCGATCTCGGACGCAACGACCTGGGGCGGGTCTGCCGTGCGGGCTCGGTGCGGCCGGTGGAGTTCTTCCGGGTCGAGCGCTACAGCCATGTCATGCACATCGTGTCCACGGTGTCCGGGCGGCTGGCGGAGGGCTACACCGCGTTCGACGCCGTCGCGGCGTGCTTTCCCGCGGGAACGCTGTCCGGAGCACCGAAGCCGCGGGCGCTGGAACTGATCGAGGAACTCGAGCCCACCCGGCGCGCGCAGTACGGGGGTGTGGTGGGCTACCTCGACTTCGCGGGCGATGCCGACACCGCCATCGCGATCCGCACGGCGCTGGTCCGTGACGGTATGGCCTATGTCCAGGCGGGAGGAGGCATCGTCGCCGATTCCGACCCGGTCGCCGAGGATCGGGAATGCCTGAACAAGGCCAGGGCGGTGCTCAATGCGGTGGCCACCGCGCAGACCTTGCAGCAGCCGAGTGGGCAGCAGCCGAGTGGGCAGCAGGAGAAGGAGGCTCAGCCTGAGGGGGCGCCGACCGATTCGAGTCGTGCGCATACGCAACCCGTGAAGGGTGGCGGAGTAGCGTGA
- the hisI gene encoding phosphoribosyl-AMP cyclohydrolase: MSDQDAAATELDPAIASRLKRNADGLVAAIAQQRGTGEVLMMAWMDDAALHRTLTTRRGTYYSRSRAQRWVKGETSGHVQYVHEVRLDCDGDTVLLVVDQTGEACHTGEATCFDADVLLTPEAGHTHG, from the coding sequence ATGAGCGACCAGGACGCGGCGGCCACCGAACTGGACCCGGCGATCGCCTCCCGGCTCAAGCGCAATGCGGACGGGCTCGTCGCCGCCATCGCCCAGCAGCGCGGTACCGGTGAGGTGCTGATGATGGCGTGGATGGACGATGCGGCGCTGCACCGGACGTTGACGACCCGCCGGGGCACTTACTACTCGCGCAGCCGCGCACAGCGCTGGGTCAAGGGTGAGACCTCCGGGCACGTCCAGTACGTGCACGAAGTGCGTCTGGACTGCGACGGGGACACCGTGCTGCTCGTGGTCGACCAGACCGGTGAGGCCTGCCACACCGGCGAGGCCACCTGCTTCGACGCCGATGTGCTGCTGACGCCGGAAGCGGGCCACACGCACGGCTGA